In the Helianthus annuus cultivar XRQ/B chromosome 11, HanXRQr2.0-SUNRISE, whole genome shotgun sequence genome, one interval contains:
- the LOC110891232 gene encoding uncharacterized protein LOC110891232, translating to MKYVEGVDRDKLLTLDKFSSVGVFVLDGMALAEACWVKYEGFLEEKYGKEHNKHPKFDKDLWSRAEGKKKGKVYGLGNDSDPCVHRREDPKIEKLNLVIMELVKEKDEEKERFNGIIAGLLADKEKDKVDKDALLDRMSQIEAMLTATVRK from the exons ATGAAGTATGTAGAGGGTGTTGACCGTGATAAGCTGTTGACTTTGGACAAGTTCTCTTCTGTTGGCGTGTTTGTCCTTGATGGTATGGCTTTAGCTGAGGCCTGTTGG GTTAAATATGAAGGTTTTCTTGAGGAGAAGTATGGGAAAGAACATAATAAACATCCAAAATTTGACAAAGACTTGTGGTCACGAGCCGAGGGCAAGAAGAAAGGAAAAGTGTACGGGTTAGGCAATGATAGTGACCCGTGTGTACATAGGAGAGAAGACCCTAAG ATTGAAAAGTTGAACTTAGTTATCATGGAGCTCGTTaaggaaaaagatgaagaaaaagaaaggttCAATGGAATTATTGCGGGGTTGTTGGCTGACAAAGAAAAAGATAAGGTGGATAAAGATGCGTTGCTTGATAGGATGTCACAAATTGAAGCTATGTTAACAGCTACAGTTCGAAAATAG